GTTTAGAGGTTTTTGGGTAGATTATGACTTCTCTCCCTTTTTAAtgccttttttatttattttgaaaatataattggaTGTGAGAATGTTCTGCTCTGACCATTCCATAAAAAAGGTACTCCCATTTTGACCTTTGTTTCTTCACACTTTACTGGACATTTTTTCCCTTGTGTCTCCAGTTCACATTATactgatatttatttaatttatcaggTTCTTTTTGTACTAATTTAATTTCaccatcaattttttttttggacttcttttctttgttcttAAAGCTCTTAAATTGATAGGTATTTCTGTATAAACTAACTTATTATTGGTCatgaacttatttatattttttagcaTTATGTGCagtataaattatttagtttgtattataatatttaaagtaatagTTACTCCATTTCCTGTATTCTAAACtatatttcaatgttttttgaACTAATGCTACATGGAAGAATTAATAAGATAGTAGCACTGAGATCGTATGTGAGAAGATTGGTCATTTTTAGACGTAGAGTATTATTCTTGTTATGTAAGCTAATATTTTACTAGTACTAggttcttaaaattttatatggACCAAGATTGAACAAGAAtcctaaaaacaaaaaaacctaTATCCTCTAAAGACACTTCAGTTTTATCAATCTCATGGGTCTTAGATGTTGTAGGTAGATGTcgtataaactaaaattaagctctctttttttctttcttaattctcTCTGCCTCCCCCCCTGCAAACCACCCCCCACTTGGCACCCATGTGTGTGTGCGTATTTGTTGGGAAAGAGGGCTGTTGGTAGACATCCTTCTGAACATGAGAGTCAATGGATTACTATTAGCACGTTTGGTACAACTTAAATCTAGAAAATAATTgcttatttttcaaaacttttgagCATGTTGGCAAAAATAAGCatttatttttccaaataaacTGAACCAAGCAAGCAGTAAGTAAATGTCATAGCAAGCATAAGGAAAATGTTGATCTGGTATGGGCTCGattatttaacataaattagAATTCTTGTTCTTTATTGATTCAATAACAGATTacacaaattttatttgatttggtgCTTAGGTTCTCTGTGTTAGTTCTTGATTATGTTCCAGATAACTAATGTTGAAGTGGTAATATTTCACGTACATTTGATAGGTGGGCATTATATCCGCCAGGAAAAGTGCCTTTGGGTGTGACTGTTCATGTTAATGAAGAAGACGGTGATGTCAATGTTGAGACTCCATCATCACTGCAGGTACTACAATATTGTAATTGTAGTGGTATATATTCTCTTTTTAGTGGTGAACCATAGTAATTTTTTGTGCCGATCTGTTGATGCGTGTTGTAATTATTTAAGTGAAAAGAAAATCAGAGTATTCCAAAGAGAACAATACATATGTATAAGAAGATCGAACTCAGTTTTTTCACTCTAGAAAGATTACAATTGATAAAGCTTAAAGAATAACTACTCACCAACAACATGGTCTTAAGAATAAACCATGAACTCACATGGGAAGAACAAAAcagattaaaatgaaaataactgGCGCCTTATGTCTACTATAGCAACAAGTAGACGCAACATAAGCTGAATGTGGACATGTTTCAGTCTTGAAGCATTTTCCTAACAATGTGGTTATTATTGTTAGTCACGTATATGTTTGCTTGCAGTGGTGGCTAGACTTTTATCCTCTTCTTGCTGACGAAGACAAGCCAATTGAGTGTACACAGCTACCTGGAGAAACAATTTATGTTCCAAGTGGATGGTGGCACTGTGTGCTAAATTTGGAAACAACTATTGCTGTCACGCAGAATTTTGTGAATTCCAACAATTTCGAATTTGTATGTTTGGATATGGCACCTGGTTATCATCATAAAGGAGTTTGCCGTGTTGGGTTGCTTGCTCTTGATGAAGATGGTTATGAAAATGTCAGACAGAACATACCATGTAAGGAAAATAACTCAAGTTACAATGATTTGTcaaggaaagagaaaagagcCAAAACTCAGAAAGATGTTGAtggtatatataataaaagagcCATAAATGGTGTATCTAGAAGCTACAATTTATGGAAAGATGGATTTTCCTATGATATAAACTTCTTATCCATGTTTTTGGATAAAGACAGAGACCACTACAGTTCCCTGTGGAGCTCAGGAAACAGCATTGGTCAGCGAGAACTAAGAGAATGGCTATCCAAGCTCTGGattcaaaaaccaaaattaagagAGCTATTATGGAAGGTTATTTTCTTCCTCCAGTTATGCATTCTTTCAGCTCACACTGTTACATTATCAGATTTTATGacctttttcaatttatatatgtCTAGGGAGCATGTATTGCACTAAATGCCAACAAGTGGTTAGAATGCCTATCAAAAATTTGTGCCTTCCATAATTTGCCCCCTCCCACTGACGATGAAAGGCTTCCAGTTGGTACGGGTAGCAATcctgtgagttttttttttctgcttatttcttttaataattttaacttgtatTTTCTTGAAGATTGAAACACAATAACTTTTCTTGGGcttcaacaaaaatatttgcTCCGTAGTGTaacaataaaattgataaattgaaaataaccCACCATGGCCTTGGAACAATTGTAGATTTTAGTGGAGTCCTTAAAGGTTTTATTTGAAATGATTGGACTTTACTGAAATATTAAGCATAttagttaataattttattatcctTGTCCAAATCTTTGAAGTTAATACTCAGTTGAAACATATGGAACAAAATCACATTTCAGTATGCTTCCTCCACTATTGACTTGtcttatagaaaaatatttgatgaacTACTGTATTGATCCCAAGTTCTGCTGTAGGCGTTTTGGGTTCTTTTATTTATTCTGCCTTAAGTTACTTATTTTGGGTCGGTTTTTTCTGCCATGATTGCCATCTGAGGAAAAAACAAACagattttttagttgttttttggCACCTCATGAGGTGCTCCACTAGGCACTGGAGAAAGTATCTTCAAGAGGCAAGGACCAGCACCTAGCCTCAGCAATACGTGAATAGCTTGTCACTTTTACTGCAGGAAGAAAACCAATAAACAACCAGATCAAATGATATTTTGGTTGTTGATCTTTGCTATGTTTTTAAGTTTGTGTCGTAGTTTTCACTATTGTGATCCTGAATATTGTCCTATGGTTCTTGAACTGCTAtaaatatacacatatattATTTAGCTTTGTTTATTAAGGCCCTATTTGGTATGGTTGTCAATTGAGtttggaaattttaaaaatttaaaaacatccagttttatgtttttagtctctatattgtgttgttttttttcaaattttaatagaaaaccATTCTCTAATTCCTAATTCAAGCACTTTGGGTAATATAAATGATTGTGGGGTCAGTAGTGGGGTGGTCTTGTAGCTGCGGACTTTTGGTGATGAAATGGTGGTGGCTATACTATATTGGTGGTAGCAGTGCCGGtagcaacaacaaaaataatggTGGTGGTGACAATGATCATGAAGGCCACAACAAGTGATGGTATTAGTGGCAATGATTATAATGATAGTGGTGGCAGTGGCTGTGATGGTCATTGTCTGGTGTTGTGGTGGGAGGTGGTAGTGATATTGGGTCTTTTGGGAGAAATGGAagagttaaatttattttcatggCTAGAAGTCATTtcctttattgttttaaaaattgatgTCAAAGTGtttcaaaattgaattaaaaaccaATTCAACTTCGTTTCAGCCAAGCACGTTGTTttgtttaaaactaaaaaaggaGAACTCACAAGCATCCTAAATAGGTCCTAATATTCTGGACTTGAGTTATGGCATGAGAATGGCTTCTGGTGTGATCATTCATCTTTTAACAGTAATTTTGGAGTATATAATAGCTTTCTGACTGGGAATATCTCCGTTATCTAACCAGGTTTATTTAGTGGGAAACACTGTTGTTAAGATTTTTGTTGAAGGAGGACTGGAAGCTTCACTTTATGGTTTAGGCACAGAGGTACTTTATTGGCATTCTGTTTCCATTGCTTATGATGTACGTatatctaattttaatatttttctgtaTATTTTACAGCTAGAGTTTCAGAGTCGGTTGCATGAAGCCAACTCCCCGCTTAGTAAACATATACCTGATGTTTTGGCCAGTGgaattatttatcttgaaaatggATCTTGTACCAATTTAAGTTGGGATGGAAAAGGTGTACCTGATATCATTGTGAAAAACGATATCACCAGTAGGAAATGCAGTGTCGATGATTTCTCATTTGGGGTGTGGGGCAGGAAACAGTTAGAGTATAGGAATGCTGGGATGCCTGTGGATGAAGCAGGTAGCTTAGCTGGTAACTCAAACATATGGCCATATGTGATAACAAAACGATGTGCAGGGAATATGTTTGCAGAATTGTAAGTCATGTCATTTAGTGTTAATTAGTAGCAAATCTAGTTTCTTATTTCTAGAAGTAACATAATTCTCCGTATCTTATGTATTTAGTTTTATGCAGAAGAGATAAACTGACATGGGAAGATACAACAAACTTGGCTTCATTCTTGGGGGAGCAACtgcatcatcttcatcttttgtCATATCCGCCTCCAAATATCTCATCTTTCTTTGATATTGATCATGAATTAAGCTTGGTTGAGGCTAATGGTTCTATTGCAACTGTTAACAGTAAATCAAATGTTACAGCAGAATGGTGGCTCTTCACCAGAACCTTAGCAAAGATGAGGAAAGATGTGTCAAGCCGTTTGACCAAGTGGTACAATTTGTCCCTTTTGGCCCATGACTTCCTGTTAAACAGTATGGTTCGAATGAGTTGATATATGTAAGAAATGACCATGgggaaaaaataattttttatgcatAGGAATGAAAGTTTAATAGCCTACCAAACACTTTGAAGTTGAAAAGGAGTTCTTATAGATAGGAAAACTGCCAATTTCAGTAGCAGTGTTTAACAACTATTTAAAGCTTTCTTTTGACTCaatcctttttattttgaactTTATTCATGTGttgttatgttttatttttttgttttgcctACCTATGTTCTTCTGTAACACACTAGTCTCTATTTTGTAGGGGTGATCCAATTCCTAGCAAACTCATTGAGAAGATTGATGAATATATTCCACCTGATTTTGCTGAGGTTTTTTCTAAATTCAAATTCACATTTTGATATCAACTTTTTTGTGTGGATATGCCAGAGTTGATTTGTTTCTATAATCTATGTAACTTTTATTGGACTTCAGAAGTTTGGAAACTATGCTTGTAAACCTTGCTCCTGGATACACACGGACATTATGGATGATAACATTTACATGAAACCATCATTGGTTTTCTCTACCCCTGCTGGGAATAATGAAGATAGCACCATGCTGGGCAATGGTTTGTTGAGTAATCATGAAGTAAAATCATGGTGTCCTAGTCACATTCTTGACTTTAGTGATCTTTCAATAGGTCAGTACTTCTGCTTTCCTACATCCAAGAAATTTGTATCGAACTTATATTGGAATGTTGTGATCGTATtgcatcataattttttaagtacTTTCATAATctacaagattttttttttaatctgtacAGTTGAACTGATGTGTTTTCTGTGATATACACGAACAAATACATGTTATTAACACCTAAGTAGTATTTATTTTTCGTTTGTAGTACTTTTACCGTTTTCAGGCTAATGCATGTTCTTCTGCAAAAAGTAATCATCATGATTTTAGCTTTATCCCTAAGAATTTGTTGTTCTAAAGTAGTTATCGTTGTAACAATTTCCCGAAATATTGTGTTTTCATATTTCATTCTTCATTACTTTCAGAGGAATGCCGCTTCCTTTTTGTCTGTTTTCACAATTTTCTGCCATTACCCAGTTAGGATGGTTTTTAGTTCTTATTCCACCTTCCTCTTATTAGTCTgtctaatatattataattaagtttacaACTATTTTTGATTGGCTCATCATTTGTACATCAACTCTTTAACGCCAGGCAGAAGTGTTCGAAAGTAACACTGCAGTAAATATACTCTGATGTTATTTCTATTTGGTGGttgtttcagttttttttctcttcatttgcAGGTGATCCTCTTGTTGACTTGATACCAATTTATTTAGATGTGTTTAGAGGTGATTCACGTCTCCTTAAGCAGTTTTCAGAAAGTTACAAACTGCCTTTTGTTCTTGAGTCAACAGAGCGTGATCAAAAGTTTGGCCGACTTTCATATCTTGCCATGTAAGTAACTGTCTCcataatttttacataattaatttcttatgaCCGTGCATTTCAATTTACACGAACAAATTTATCTAGAAATGTGAAATTGTCTACCTATAGTCAATGAAATCAGTCACGCTCCCGTATATAGCCTTACCCAGTCAAGACGGATTTTTTTAGTACTAATTATACCGTTAATAATTATTGACATATTGCGTAATGAATTTTACGATATTTCATTAGAATAGTTATGTATTTAACTGTTTTGAAAGGCATTTTATATTGTTAACTGAAATTAACagcaatttaaaacaaaaacccTTGTTGATAAATTGGTAATTGTAAATTTGTTAGTCGCAAATAGAGTTGTGGAAGCCATAGATGACGACTTGGTCCTAAACGCTTTTCTTGTGGTCAATTATCAAAAGCATAACGTTATGTCTGGATCAGTGGAATTTTTCGGTTTGGATTGTCTAATAGTGTAAACTGAAGCATATCATTGTAGAATCCATTCTGTCCCATTCAATCTCATGTCTCTAGTTTTCTTCCCCTAATTAACTTAAATGGGATGGAACTACAGTAGTAAAGCTATTACtcagtttcattttctttgaaaCAATGGAGTAGAAACTTTACTTCGCTACATCTAATAATTCAAACAATGATACGATTGTTTTAAGGATTTTGTTAACAGTTAATCCAGGggcattgaatttttttaatttaatccttTAACTATTGTATTCTACCTATTAAATAAGGGTTATGTTTTTTACAGAAAAATGGTTTACTCTGTGCGTGGATTTAATACGTTTAGCAATTGTTTGAGTAGTTGGTTGggttttattcattttcttgaAATTGTAGGTGTTATTGTATCTTGCATCATGACAATGTATTGGGAGCTCTTTTTAGCATATGGGAAGAACTGAGGTCAGCACAGTCATGGGAAGAAGTTGAGCTGGCAGTGTGGGGGGAACTGAACAATTACAAAGGCTTTCCGTGACCATTGCCagcctttaaatatttttggaacCGAATGTACGTAGGAGCTCAGTGGCAGtgatgataaatatttaaattgtccTGTACTATATTCTGTACCCGTAAATGATAGAGGAGAGTTCAGCACATGTATTTGTTTGTCGTTAGCTTTTTTATTGATTACATTTTGTTTGATAATTTATAGTAAAGTTCCCCCTTCGACTAAACTTGATGCAGTTGCGGAGTCATTAAATTTTTCTTCCTCTGGCATAGATTGCAACCGTAAATGTACAATTTTTCCTATAAATTCAAAACTATATTATATGAATATGCTTGATCGATGTTCTTTAATTTCTCTCAGATTATTATTAAACTGCATTAGAACTTCTGCCAATGTAATATATACATGACCACCCATATATACACACTATTATTCTCGGAATTTCAGTTCAATACATAATCTACTCCATTCAAATAAACACACTATCGGACACTTTTTTTACACTTTCAGATCATACGTATATCAAGTCCACATCTCACTATATTATGACACATGTCTTTACTCAACTTAGTTACACACCcatgcatttttatttatttcaaacctcaaaataatgatttttatacataaaatattccTCTCTAACTTAGCCAAGCACATAAGCTCACATAATTAGAttgagaattttaaaatttaaggcTCCTTCAACATATATACTCATTTGATTAGCGAGATATATTTGGAAGcgtatttattcaaataatactTAACTTAATCTTCTTTGAGCTCTCtagattttaaaatcttaaattttggtcaacaaaagaattgataCGTTGAACGAACAAGTACAAAAAACTTTCAACAAATAATTTGTCTAATGAAATTGCACTCATCCAAACGATCAATGACTTTAAGTTCTctgaatttttataaaatgaatttcaCTCAATAAGTAATTTACTCACCCAACAATCCAAACCTTAGGACCATATTAAAACGATTTGTTTAACTAACAAAATGATCTGAgctttttcaatttaaaaatattgaattcgCTGAGGAGAAAATAACTTACCCATAAAATCCGCATAATTTTAGTACCATCACATATATACTTAGCTTACCATATGTGTTATGAATAACCAATTTTACTAAATTGATATACCATCCCTAATTCCTTGACCAATCACAAAAGCCTTATAGTTCAAAActtctattttaatattcaaagcTAATAAATGTCATCATCCATTCCCAACACTCAACTAATTTGCAACAaccattatatttataaaaggccatttaacacataatattaattagaaataaCTAATCTCTCTTAGTTTTAAAAACCTTTTGTACCGTACGGTCTCCTGGGTACCACCAAGCCCACCATCTAGGTCAACCACTAGGCCGATCAATCACCAGGCTGACCATCCAGGTTAACCGACCACCAGGCCAACCATCCAGAACGACCATCTATGCAGACCAACCAGGCCGACAACATGGTTAGATTATAAACGATATTAACTCATTAAAACCCTAATGTAGATTAAGGTGTGATTGGGCTGTCATTAGGCCAGTGAAGGGTAAAAATCCATtacaactagtataaataaatgTCTCATGTATGATTTCACGATCACGATGTGCATTACATGTTGTATAAAAGCTGACAAAATCACGAGCAGTATTTCCTGAGGCATGTagattcactgtccttaaggacttatccgcggtgtattgcgcaagtcccctAGGATACAACAGGACCTTCCCAGAAtatctctgaggatctcagaactagcaaggatctctaaaaagagtataaaataaacccagaataattttagaagaggaaaagaagaaaggagaaggagagaagaCTGCTTTTGGTGTGTTTTTGGAATGGGGGAAAAGCtatctatttatagagctaggaaagaataaaatcaataaaagacaataaaagtcattaaatattttaccatTGGAGcacttaataaaatgaatttaaacgtTATTGGCAATTGAAGTTTTGAACGTTGCAATCCAacgtttttcttttgcaataatttaatattattacaacaatccccccacttattgcaaaagaaagttgaaatAAAAGGTCTTTGACTCAAATAGTTCAAATACTAAAAGACagataagaaacttttattctAGGTCTCATAGGATGTAATGCATTAGACCtagtatagcaagctatatgaaccagtcttagattgaAATACTTAACACATagtgtagttggtatagcaagttatatgaaccaaagacacttggcgtgtgttagaggtttatcaatcacaatacacccccacaatccttgttgttatcgttgtgttgcgcttactaggccatgcgcgtgcccggtattcatgagtgctctagagatcatgtcaagatctcatgcaagcggccccactcgacactcatataggtgatttcatcaagtgtatgctgtaaatcatacaccacccataaaggatatgaaaattattaaaaactttgtttaaactaaaattctttcaccacatagaatttta
This Vigna angularis cultivar LongXiaoDou No.4 chromosome 4, ASM1680809v1, whole genome shotgun sequence DNA region includes the following protein-coding sequences:
- the LOC108331663 gene encoding lysine-specific demethylase JMJ21 isoform X1; translation: MESRRDRRTEALGDLRVLPDEILCAILERFTPRDVARVACVSSVMYTLCNEEPLWMSLCLKEATGLLQYKGSWKKTVLHNLNLPDKYKEYHRGPLYFDGFNSLFLYRRLYRCHTTLGAFHADTGNVERIKDISLKDFYNEYDAKKPVMLSGLADTWPARHKWTTDQLLLNYGDVAFKISQRGARKISMKFKDYVSYMKVQHDEDPLYIFDEKFGEAAPSLLKDYCVPHLFEEDFFDILDTNKRPSYKWFIIGPERSGASWHVDPALTSAWNTLLCGRKRWALYPPGKVPLGVTVHVNEEDGDVNVETPSSLQWWLDFYPLLADEDKPIECTQLPGETIYVPSGWWHCVLNLETTIAVTQNFVNSNNFEFVCLDMAPGYHHKGVCRVGLLALDEDGYENVRQNIPCKENNSSYNDLSRKEKRAKTQKDVDGIYNKRAINGVSRSYNLWKDGFSYDINFLSMFLDKDRDHYSSLWSSGNSIGQRELREWLSKLWIQKPKLRELLWKGACIALNANKWLECLSKICAFHNLPPPTDDERLPVGTGSNPVYLVGNTVVKIFVEGGLEASLYGLGTELEFQSRLHEANSPLSKHIPDVLASGIIYLENGSCTNLSWDGKGVPDIIVKNDITSRKCSVDDFSFGVWGRKQLEYRNAGMPVDEAGSLAGNSNIWPYVITKRCAGNMFAELRDKLTWEDTTNLASFLGEQLHHLHLLSYPPPNISSFFDIDHELSLVEANGSIATVNSKSNVTAEWWLFTRTLAKMRKDVSSRLTKWGDPIPSKLIEKIDEYIPPDFAEKFGNYACKPCSWIHTDIMDDNIYMKPSLVFSTPAGNNEDSTMLGNGLLSNHEVKSWCPSHILDFSDLSIGDPLVDLIPIYLDVFRGDSRLLKQFSESYKLPFVLESTERDQKFGRLSYLAMCYCILHHDNVLGALFSIWEELRSAQSWEEVELAVWGELNNYKGFP